One window of Mediterraneibacter butyricigenes genomic DNA carries:
- a CDS encoding helix-turn-helix domain-containing protein: MHTKLTIPERLKDLRVSEKRMSLQELSDATGIPSSTLGNYEKDENIDMSLSNLITLSNFYNVSTDYLLCRTELRQHKNQSVSDLHLNDDAIQILTDKKYNPRLLSELLTHENFKKFMTDLEIYIDGFNDKGLQIANAFLDVMRCKLTEFGADSTDTFANVFDNSHIESEQYYMNILSADLKPIVADLRNTHMKDSNTASDMTIKVWSKISLMTLHLKYLLPQMAIQSHQMMLI; encoded by the coding sequence ATGCATACAAAACTTACCATACCAGAAAGACTGAAAGATTTGAGAGTCTCAGAAAAAAGAATGTCGTTGCAGGAGTTATCCGATGCTACCGGTATCCCTAGCTCCACGCTTGGCAATTATGAAAAAGATGAAAATATAGATATGTCGCTCAGCAATCTTATAACGCTTTCAAATTTTTACAACGTAAGCACAGATTACCTTCTTTGCCGGACAGAATTACGGCAACATAAAAATCAGTCAGTATCTGATCTGCACCTAAATGACGATGCCATACAAATACTGACTGATAAAAAATATAACCCTCGATTATTATCTGAATTACTCACACATGAAAATTTCAAAAAATTCATGACTGACCTGGAAATCTATATTGATGGATTTAACGATAAGGGACTTCAGATAGCGAATGCTTTTCTTGATGTGATGAGATGCAAATTAACAGAGTTTGGTGCCGATTCCACCGATACATTTGCAAATGTATTTGATAATTCACACATTGAGTCAGAACAATATTATATGAATATTCTGTCAGCAGACCTAAAACCGATTGTCGCTGACCTACGAAATACTCATATGAAAGATAGCAATACCGCCAGCGACATGACTATCAAAGTATGGTCAAAAATATCATTGATGACTTTACATCTCAAATACCTACTACCGCAGATGGCGATACAGAGTCATCAAATGATGCTTATATAA
- a CDS encoding replication initiator protein A codes for MENVTFDYKFYRIPKRFFKEDMFRDMTNATKVLYGILLDRKCLSDSNGDAWRDEYGITYIIFTIEEIMNLMNLGNKKVNKMLKELEEHGLIYRRHQGLGRPNKIYVYDLLKADNSNWLPKQIMFGKGSSNEKEVL; via the coding sequence ATGGAAAATGTAACTTTTGATTATAAGTTTTACAGGATACCTAAGAGATTTTTTAAGGAAGACATGTTCAGAGACATGACGAATGCGACAAAAGTATTATATGGAATACTTCTGGATCGCAAGTGCCTGTCAGACTCCAATGGAGACGCATGGCGTGATGAATATGGAATTACCTATATCATTTTTACAATCGAAGAAATTATGAACCTGATGAATTTGGGAAACAAGAAGGTTAACAAAATGTTGAAGGAGCTGGAGGAGCATGGCTTGATCTACCGAAGACACCAGGGCTTGGGAAGACCGAATAAGATTTATGTTTATGATTTGCTCAAAGCAGATAATTCAAATTGGCTGCCAAAACAAATTATGTTCGGAAAGGGGAGCAGCAATGAGAAAGAAGTATTATGA